The genomic segment GCCCTGTGTCATGGGAAATGACGCAGGGGAGCGGGTTTCACGGGGGCGAATCCCTGCCTATCCTTGAAAGCGTCGCACCCGGTCGCTCCCGCGACCGACGAGTAGGAGGACTCCGTGCCGCTCTCGGAGCACGAGCAGCGCATGCTCGAGCAGATGGAGCGAGCGCTGTACGCCGAAGATCCCAAGTTCGCGACAGCGCTTGAGGGAAGCGGGCTGCGCACGTACACCCGTCGCCGGGTGTACCAGGCGGTCGCGGGTTTTCTGGTGGGTATCGCGCTTCTCATGGCGGGCATGGTTGCCCAGCAGATCTGGATCAGCGTGGTGGGGTTCCTCGTCATGCTCGGGTGCGCCGCGCTCGCCGTCACCAGTTGGCGCAAGGCACCCCAGCCGGGTGAACAGCAGC from the Streptomyces xinghaiensis S187 genome contains:
- a CDS encoding DUF3040 domain-containing protein, which codes for MPLSEHEQRMLEQMERALYAEDPKFATALEGSGLRTYTRRRVYQAVAGFLVGIALLMAGMVAQQIWISVVGFLVMLGCAALAVTSWRKAPQPGEQQPADTGAQGSRRQGRQRRSMMNRIEERWQRRRDEPGH